A part of Planctomycetia bacterium genomic DNA contains:
- a CDS encoding fatty acid desaturase → MSIDTRETKGHTHAHGVTSPMEKMATGPVEGDVALLDIRPAKMGRKETITSAADGHDPFATGLDWPVIAWFGILHLVALAAPFYFTWQGLALFFVMQFITGSVGVCMGYHRLLTHGSFTCSKPMRWFFALMGGLSGEGSALQWVSTHRKHHAYSDHDEDPHSPRHGGLWSHISWMCPQYGRKYFDDLMNRYCPDLLKDKGMVFLHKMFLPSHFIMGAIFFGIGYATGGFNMAMSLLLWGMFVRLVYVLHITWFVNSATHMWGYRNYKTTDDSRNLWWVGVLAFGEGWHNNHHAYQRMAKHGHRWWEFDVTYMQIRVLEKLGLIKNVVHDVPNRKLHGTVDHA, encoded by the coding sequence ATGTCGATCGACACGAGAGAAACGAAGGGGCACACCCATGCCCATGGCGTCACTTCCCCGATGGAAAAAATGGCGACCGGTCCCGTCGAAGGGGATGTCGCTCTCTTGGATATTCGTCCGGCCAAGATGGGCCGCAAGGAAACGATCACCTCGGCGGCCGACGGACACGACCCGTTCGCGACCGGCTTGGATTGGCCGGTCATCGCTTGGTTCGGCATCTTGCATCTCGTGGCCTTGGCCGCGCCGTTTTACTTCACCTGGCAAGGGCTCGCCCTTTTCTTCGTGATGCAATTCATCACCGGCAGCGTCGGCGTCTGCATGGGCTATCACCGGTTGCTCACGCACGGCAGCTTTACTTGCTCGAAGCCGATGCGTTGGTTCTTCGCCCTGATGGGCGGGCTTTCCGGCGAGGGGAGCGCGCTGCAATGGGTTTCGACGCACCGCAAGCACCACGCTTACAGCGATCACGATGAAGACCCGCACTCGCCGCGTCACGGCGGGCTCTGGTCGCACATTAGCTGGATGTGCCCGCAATATGGACGCAAATACTTCGACGATCTCATGAATCGCTACTGTCCGGACTTGTTGAAAGACAAGGGCATGGTGTTCTTGCACAAGATGTTTCTCCCGTCGCACTTCATCATGGGAGCGATCTTCTTCGGCATCGGTTATGCGACCGGCGGCTTCAACATGGCGATGTCGCTGCTCTTGTGGGGCATGTTCGTGCGGTTGGTCTATGTGCTGCACATCACCTGGTTCGTCAACTCGGCCACGCACATGTGGGGCTACCGCAACTACAAGACGACCGACGATAGCCGGAACCTCTGGTGGGTCGGCGTGTTGGCGTTCGGCGAAGGTTGGCACAACAACCACCACGCGTATCAACGGATGGCGAAGCACGGCCACCGCTGGTGGGAGTTCGATGTCACCTACATGCAAATCCGCGTGCTTGAGAAGCTCGGGCTGATCAAGAACGTGGTACACGACGTGCCGAACCGGAAGCTGCACGGCACCGTGGATCACGCTTAG